From the genome of Pseudoliparis swirei isolate HS2019 ecotype Mariana Trench chromosome 14, NWPU_hadal_v1, whole genome shotgun sequence:
CACTTGAGCAAATATGTGAAACCGCTgcactttctcctcctccatccgtctctctcctcctcgatcccccatccccccccacgCGTCTCCCTCGGATCCTCTCTCTAGTCCGACTCCCAGAGGAGCGGGGTCATGCGAACGACTGTCGTTTCTCCCATTTCCAGTCAAAAAGCGAGTCACCGCCCGGCGCGATGGGGCGGGGTGACACGAGACACGATGGCGGTTCTGTGAATCTCtaccagaaaagaagaaaaaaaagggagtgaGGATCTCTGCTCTAGAATTGAGGGACCGGACTCGGCTTGGAAGCCTCTGAGGGGCTCAACCGCTGCCCCTGGCCGTCGAGGCATGTCCCCCTGTGGTTTGGAATTAAAAAGGGCTTTTCCGCAGCAGAGAGAGTAACTGGCATCAGGAGTCTGCTCAGCTCGACACTTTCTCTGACGAGGCCTTTCTGGGTAGCAGACTGGCATTTATTGACAGCATCACAACTGGTTCAATAAGACACAGCGAGATAAGAAACGACTGAAGACggcaaaaataataatcaatcgATGATGCATGAAGTAGCATGACGTGTGACTGTGGAGGTCGAGGTTTGTTGTGAAACAATGAATCAGTGGgacatgggggagggggggggggagcattcCTCATCTGATTAAGGTCACGTGACTGCGGGTTCCCCTCGCAGCCAGCGTCTCCTAGCAACCGCGGCATACGTACGTGCACATATATATAGTGCAGAGACTCCCCCGCCGGCCAAACCGGACATTTCAGCTGCCGGGAGGGGGGTAGGAAGACGACTCGTAGAGATTGAAAAGCTTCTCTCCCGCGGGGCGTGTCCTTCGCCTCATGCAGAGAGCAATGTTGGCCTCGGCGGACCCTTGGCTCCGGGACTAAATGAAAGGATGCCCTTCTCGAGGTCTAATCCTGAGtcaatagaaacacacacacactcctgctcgAACAAATGCAATGCAATGGGTGTGTGCggcagcagtgtgttctgttgtgAACCCCGAAGGCCCACGACGCTGGCGTAAGGTCGTTATGGGACACTTCAgagagggctgtgtgtgtgtggtgttgttgttgttgtgcgggATTACAGTGGGAAAgttaagtgtgtgtgactgcagccATGGCTCACATGGGAAGCGGCTCAAGCGGACCATTTTGATTGGACACCCAGGACGCGCGTGGGCTTTATTGCCGAGTGAATTAAATCGAGCCACCGGCTGACTCGAGGGGTGCCGTCTCTGCCGAGCGTGTAGTCCATTCATCTCCGCGGTGAACAAGACCTTCCCTGACATACCTGTCATACAGTTACAGGAGCTCTCTGAGATTTAATTACTCGTTCATGGGACCAATTAGTCCCCGAGCATTAAACATTTAGGATCTGCGGGCCCTTTCATAAGTGTACACGGGTTTGACCGAGTCGTATAATGTTTTATATGCCGTTTCAGACGACTTTTCCATCCCAGAATGTGTAACGCAGGCTAGATGCTAAACGTTGCCACGACATAATGGCAATCAGTGACTTTGGTTGAAAAAGCATCTGCACAATCTTCAAAATCCCACAGTGTTTTGACCAGTCTGCCACTAAAAAAATACGCTGAACCCATTATGTAACACGGCAGGTCATGACTGAATGACCTCTTTGCCAGGGAAGGAAATGACATCACACTGTCCATTACTTCACCTAATGACATTTCCTTGGTTGTGTGcttgcgcgcgtgtgtgtgtatgtatgtatgtgtgtgtgtgtgtgtgtgtgtgtgtgtgtgtgtgtttaccttggtGCAGTAGAGCATCCAGACCTCGTACAGTCTCTCCTTGGATGCCATAGTGGTGCCCTGGACCCTCCGGCTGTGGAGTCCACCGAGGTCACTTCCCTGGCTGCCTCATGGTTTTCAGTCACGAGCAGAACCTCTTCTGCTGGCCCTCAGCCCCCAGCATCATGCCCCgtacccccctctctcctttcagACGTGTTCAAATGGATGGCAGGCGTGCTGTGGCACGAACCGTCCCGGGGTCTGTGCGGTCCTCGGAGAGGTCCTCGGAGCAGCCGGGCCCGTACTTCCACTTCGTTCGGCTCTTCTCGGAGAACCAGAGACGGTATTCGCGGCGGGGTTTGCgctatcaacaacaacaacaacaacaacacgggcaATAAGTTAGTTATCACGCAGGCGCAGTCGCGTTCGCTTTGCGAGCGGCGGAACACCTCCGGTAGCGGGTCCGCTGTGCGCCGTGAGCCGCCCCGCTGACCGAGGCGAGGTTTAAACGAGCTACACGGTTTGATAATGTCCGTGTGTGTCGCGCGCTGTGAGCTCGAGGCAGAGTTGCCCGTGCTGCAAACGGCTGTACAAGGCCCTTGGTTATCCTCGGCAATGATTAACTTACTGTTTCGGTCGACCTTACCTGaccaagctaacgttagctcaaaGCTAGCTGTCAAAAAAAAGCCTATTTCTATTATTTATGTGTTCTCCCTTTCCCTTCCTCCTCATGCGACAGTAAAAGCCTCGTCCGCCCGAACCCCGCTCGCCTACCAACGTTTCATTCATggatataatatgaatatgaatgccTGATACGGCGTATTAACGCCGTAAAGAGCTCTCACCTGTGTAACGAAAGGAACAACTGTCAGTGACGCCGTCTCCAGAGTTGTTGTAAATGCGTCAAGTTGCCGACGCTGACGCCGCGCATTCAACCGACCAGCAACTTCCGGTCAGAGTGCgttttgatttatttcaaaataaaagcctgaaaAGACAAGAATGAAAATAACCCTACATATAGCAATGACAGGTTAGTGGTTTTAGATGTATTTTCCCAAAACTGTTATTTTGATAAAAACTGATATACTGAAGTGATTATATTATTTCTACTTGAGTCTGAATCGAGTACATTCTTAAATACGGTATATGCAATATATTCTATCATTGTACACAGTACAATGAAGCTGGCTTTCACAGGGAAATAATATGCCTCAATCTTGCCACAAGCCTGTGTCTCGTGCTACTAGTTTAATGTAAGAAGCACTGGCCTTATAGTTTGATTGTGTATAAAGATTGCACCAATCATTTATGTGTAATGGAGTTGACAATGGCGTGGTTAACCATACTTTAAAAGCaattcacatgtttttttttaaacgaactTTTAATTTGGTAGGAGAACCGGATACATAATACACTGCAGTAACTGTCACATAAAAAAACTACCAACCAAGTGAACATATTAGGCAGTTTCAAAATAGAATACGTCTTTATTTGTTTTGCGTATTCAGCTTAGTATAATAAAAAGTAAGGAAGCACGGAATACATGCTTCGCAATATTTATCATAACGTTTGGTGTGTTTGCGACTGTTTATCTACTTTACGTTGTCGATGTGGAGCTCGGTGGTTGCTAAGCGCTCCATCGGTTTGTTTTGATGTTGTATCGCCATCTAGTGCAGCGGTAGAGAACTGCCATTTATTATAAGCGTCATGGAGACGTCTTTGTGTGTTAAATGTGACGCGAGAAAAATGGGTTCAGAGAACCGAACACGCCAGTAAAGCAGACTTATGATCGAAacataattataaataattaataaacatAAATGAATCAGGGCCCTTGACTTCAGGAGGTACTTCACGAGGTTCCCGTCCAAACGCGTCTTCTGGAGGTCCACTGAGGCCTCAGCATCCAGGACGGTGTGCTGGTCCAGAGCCAGCTGGGGTTCCCCATCGAGTAATATGGATCACGTGACTGCATTTCACACTGATTTGATTAATTAACATGTGATCACTAATTGTCCTGgtttaattcattttaatttaacacTGTGGTATGAAGCTCTTtgggcttcttctttttttacattagagGTGCTAAAACATTAATAATACAAGgtattattgtgttatttccATTATTAATAAGCTGAAGTTAGAGCAacatgctcccccccccctctccaaggAAGAAGTCACTTTTCTATTCACACAAAACTATAAAGAAAGCATTAAGGCTTAATAGGAAGTTTAGAAATCAAAtgttgtatattcatatataacatttatatatataaatataaataaaaggctCATTCGGCTACCATGTTCGATACGTAGTGTAGACACAGTTCTCATACATAGTACACTTCATCACAGTCACAGAGGGATCACGTATTCAGAATGCAGGTTCCATGAACACAGGAAGGCATCGCTGGAGAGGTCACAGTGGAAATATTCTCTTGGGACGACTCGCTGGAACGGATCGTTTCTAACTTCTACGTGGGAAACTAGCTTTAGTTTATCTGAATATTCCCGTCTTTTTAAAGGACGATACATCTGGTAAAACACTGTGTGCATATATGTTCTAACATAAagcaaaaaacaacatttacatttttgatCGTGGGAAATTTTCTAAATATTTTGGTAATAAAGCCTCAAGTTGGAGCAAActaactttagttatgttctaATTGAAATACCCATATACAAGATATTCATTTTCTAAGAATTCAATAATTCTGTGTAATATGTTGGACTCATTACAACTCGGAAAACTTCCTGTTGACAcagtgccccctggtggtggcgGGAGAATACGCTATATCTGCACGCGGGTTGTAAATATGATCTCTTGTCCCTCAGTATTAATATTCATAGTctgaacacattaaaacacagtcaAGGGAAAAACACCACCCTCGCATAGTCACTTGCGCCTCGGGGGTTATTTTAGGATGTAACTTTCTGATGTATTCAGATTCAGTTAACGAGATCCTCCATGTTTCAGAATACTTTACGAACCGGGACAACGGGGACCGTCGCCCGagaaaatatgaagaagaataaGGGCATGCGTTTCTCACAAATGGATGTTTTTAACTAAAGTAATTCAGGGGTGGACTTTTCCTTTAACTCGTAGTTGCATACATCGGAGAAGAAGTGTGCGATTATAAATCAACGGATTGTTCTTTTGTGCCGCTCCATTGTTATCATCGTCATCTTCATCATGGATCGTTCATATGCATTCCAGAGTGGCATCTTTGATCGAGCACTTTCTGACAGGCTCTGTCTGTATGCATCAGACAAACAGATTTAGAAAAACAACCACTACGAagctattttaaaaaataaagaaaggctaataatacaaaataaaagcacagtagGATTTGGCCTTATTGCTTTGATTGTCTTTGGGTTTGTAGATTCTGGGGGCGGAGGCCGTGGGGTTAGGAGAAGTCCCACGCGGCCTCGGCGGAGGCCGACACCGGAGTGTGGCAGGACGGGTCGGGGGGGCTGGGTACCGGAGGGTCCTCTGGGCTGCTGAGGGGCACCGCTGGGTACATGAGGTTGAGGAAGCTGCCTCTGGTGTGCCTCTTCACCTGTCACAGAACAACAACCGACTTTGATGAAACTCGCTTAAAGTCCCCTGATGGACTTCTATGTGCTGTGCTGTTTAATGTGGGGCCCGAGAGGCCCGATGAACCCACCTGCTTGAAGAAGGCGTGTCTCAACAGTGTCGATGCGGACGGCCTATGAAGACACAAGAGAACAATCACTCGCATGACAGTCCGTGTGCTGTACAGGAATGCAACGAGGTGGTGTTGGTCAACCACCTGCGCtcaggctgctgctgcaggcaCAGCTGGACCAGGTTGTGCAGGGTGACCGAGTGGTTCTTAGGGGCGGGGCTCTGAGGTCGGTCGGCGGGAGGAGCGGTGGCGCTGTGCGTCATGCTCCCGGTGGCCACGCTCTCCCCGATGCCGGAGTCCACCCCGGACCGCGACACCTTCAGTCCCCCCAGCGCGCCCAGCGGGAAGGGAACCACATCCAGCAGGCAGCAGTGGGAGCCACGCAGCTTCTGAAGCAACATCTGGACGTGGGTAGTTGGGACAAGAACCACATTAGGGGCGGGGAGGCAAGAAccacattattttttattcatatatatatatagacacacacattatttttatttatttattatacatatatataaatatatatatatattattttatacataaatatttttttatatgaaaaaatatatatatatatacaaaaaatatttatatatatatttattttttatatacaaatatatatatacatatttgtatttataaatatatatatatgtataaatatatacactaccgttcaaaagtttgggatcacttagaaatgactttatttttcaaagaaaagcactgttttttcaataaagataacattaaattaatcagaaatacactctctacattgttaatgtggtaaatgactattctaggtggaagtgtctggtttctaatgaaatatctccagaggtgtatagaggcccatttccatcaactatcactccagtgttctaatggtacattgtgtttgctaatcgccttagaagactaatgtctgattagaaaacccgtgcaattatgttagcacagctgaaaacagttatgctggtgatataagctatacaactggccttcctttgatctTGAAGTTTGtataacaaaattaatatttcaaatattaatcattatttctaaccttgtcaatgtcttgaccatattttatattcatttgataaataaaagtgtgatttttcatggaagacacgaaattgtctgggtgatcccaaacttttgaacggtagtgtatatagagTTGAATCACACGTTTCCGTTACCTGAGTGGGGGCCATTTCCTGGAAAGGCACTCTGCCGCTGACCAGCTCACAGGCCACGATACCGAGACTGTATATATCCGACTTCACTCCGTAGCCGTGCAGGTCCTACTGAGGGAAACACCGTAGAGGCGAGACGGGAGACATTAGGAATAAAGGAACCGACACCGGCGCATTCTTTCTGAACCGGGGGGTCCTGACCTGTCGCAGGAGTTCGGGGCTGAGCCAGGGCAACAGGGCGGGGCTGTGGTGGGGCATGTCGAACACCGCCCTCACCCTCTTACCCTCGCGCATCATGCCGTAAACACTGTGGAGCCCCGAGAGGTAGACGCGCCCCTCCCCAGACAGCAGGATATGACTGGCCTTCACCCCCCTGACGggaagaggaacatgtggacaGACATTAAGGTTTTTAAACACTTCTCCCCCCGCGGTAATGCAGATGTTGCCGCTAACGCTCTCCCGAACCGACCGGTGAACGTAGCCCATCCGGTGCAGGTATTCCAAAGCTTTCAGCGCGCCGTACAGTAGGTACGCGATCAGGGATTCACTCATTCCATCTGGGAAATATGTTCGCAGTAAGGTGTCCGCAGAGCCTGcgggcaagagagagagacagggagagagagagagggagagaggacagCTGAGCTGGTCGTTCTTGCATCTGAATTTAGAACCACTGGAAAAGCATTTCAGCCCCGAGAAGTctcttatataaataaatgagacTATAAAGAATGCCAAAACCAATAACGAGCTATTGTCTGTCCTTGTGCACTACATTTAATCATCATCAAAGGGACTTAAAGGGAAAAGCGAAACACTCAAAAAGTGAACGTCGGTAGCAGTGGCTGACCGTAGGCCATGAGCGGCGCGAGGACCCAAAGCCGGCAGCAGGAGCTGAAAACCAGGCGAGAGGTCAGCAGGTTGGGGTGGCGGAACACCTTGGACAGCAGGACCTCGTTCTGGGGTTTGGGACAGAGTGAGATGTGAACACACCTGGGTGAAACCCCAAAATAagctacaatctgtacacatacgaccaCGTGGTGTACGCCGCCAAACATGTCCTTCAAATGCCTCAGCGCCGGCTCACCAtgagctgcagcagctcctcctccgtgCACTCGTCCAGGTTGGTTTGTTTGACGGCCACCGGCCGGCCGGTCGGGACGTGGCGCGCCATGTTCACCTGGCTCAGGTTGTTGAAGCCCCTCCCTGTGACACAGAGGATTTACTTCAAGCGAAattgtccccccccccgggagaGGACACTAGTTGCCTAACTGAAGTGCGCGTGGTGGTGTTCTCACCCAGCTCCGACAGCAGCTGGTAGTGAGCCGGCTCAGCTGACAGCCCCGTGATGTCATCGCCACCTGCCGGCCCTTGCAGGGTGTATTCAGACACGGAGCTCTGCAGGGGGGATGTAGATGCACGTAtattatgcatttatatatataattaatggaTGAATGGTGATATGGTGAAGAGCGTCCGTGTGACACCTGTCTCCATGGCTACTGACCAGGAACTGGCGGCTGATGTCCTCATAGTGCTCCTCTGTGTCCAGGGTCTGGACTTGAGTGTGAGAGATGCAGGAACAGTCCTGGTGAAGGGGGGGAAGGGAAGAGGAACACAGGTCAGACATGACCTACAGGACATCGGAAGAGGTCGAGAGGCAAAACATGGGAGCTTGGGGACAGTAGCAGCTCCATCAGGGTTTCCAGAGAAGCCATCGAAAGAATATTTGACATCTTGTGTTCCTCAGAAAAACAGCATTCAATAATCTGACACACGTGTTGGTGCATCGCCACCATTGAGACTGATGGGCTTTGCTTCatcccacacccacacacacacacacacacatcttgctCGATGACAGCTCAGTTATAACGCACATcaagaaaagacaaaaacaaaccagCGGGATATTCTTACCAAGAAAGACATGGAGTCCTCTCAGCGACCAAAACCACAGGCTCTGGCATCCACCCGC
Proteins encoded in this window:
- the stradb gene encoding STE20-related kinase adapter protein beta gives rise to the protein MSFLDCSCISHTQVQTLDTEEHYEDISRQFLSSVSEYTLQGPAGGDDITGLSAEPAHYQLLSELGRGFNNLSQVNMARHVPTGRPVAVKQTNLDECTEEELLQLMNEVLLSKVFRHPNLLTSRLVFSSCCRLWVLAPLMAYGSADTLLRTYFPDGMSESLIAYLLYGALKALEYLHRMGYVHRGVKASHILLSGEGRVYLSGLHSVYGMMREGKRVRAVFDMPHHSPALLPWLSPELLRQDLHGYGVKSDIYSLGIVACELVSGRVPFQEMAPTQMLLQKLRGSHCCLLDVVPFPLGALGGLKVSRSGVDSGIGESVATGSMTHSATAPPADRPQSPAPKNHSVTLHNLVQLCLQQQPERRPSASTLLRHAFFKQVKRHTRGSFLNLMYPAVPLSSPEDPPVPSPPDPSCHTPVSASAEAAWDFS